The segment gttaagtaatttaaataaaaacttttgaatagttcaatgacaaattgtaacttttttcaGTTAAGtgatcaaaacaaaaaattatataatttagtgactaatagTGTAATTTGCCCAAAAAATAAGTCACGTGAAGTTAATGTCAAATTTGGCCGGCAGTGAGAACCAGCCGTAATCCCAAGTTAAATTGGTCGGAGCTGTGACGGCGTCGAAGAGCATTTGACATTTTGTAGTTTGTACCATTTTCTTGGTCCACCTCTTGTCAATGTTTTCAACTGCCTCTTGTCCTTCTTGGGTTATATAACCTCCAcaacatataaaatatattttgttcaataattaaaatataaaattattaggaATTTTTACAACATAAATTATTAAGAGTTAGGGCGGTCAAACTATGAAATTCTTCATAAGCCTATTACCGCGTTGATTAGCCAAAGTAATCAACATGTAAAAACGTGCGAATTCATGGAGGAAAATGCTTAGAAACTCAAGGTTTTGTATTGATTAATCCATAAAGaagatttatatttttaataaaaagatcATTCAACTTTAATTCATATTTTCCATTAATACATATCATGCATGGACAGCATCCTCAAGCAATTCCAACCAGCTCCAGCTGGTTAATCTAaccttaaattaaattttttatttttatattcagaATCTTTTAATAAggaaccttattttatttattaacaaaattatataatttttactcATGCATTGTggtatatattaattaaatacattatatttatttgttaaaaatctGGTACAAAATATGTACCGTTTCATGCATCGTCTAAAAATATAGTGTGTTTACTATTACAGTAAATGAACAAAAATAcaaataacaaaataattaatataaaataagtttGAAACAAACACAAAATATGAAATCGGCAAATAACAACAAAaggaagtaaaaataaaaataataatgataataataataaaatatgataaaatcatagaacaaataaggaaaaaaaactaaaagCTAAAGTGTGTGTTAGGAATTAGAtggataacatttacaaactaaACTTAAAAGGTGAAAAAAAGTCATTTTcaatcattaaattaaatttgtttctaTTTTTCAATAATTCCCCATGGGAAAATTTCCCTTAAAAACAATAtgcattaaaattatatatggtaagaatttaaaattattataaaaatatttgttaccataaattaattaaaatatatggtAAAATTAAGCATTAATCCATACAATTAATTCCCGTAAATAACTTGAAAATATTCGGTGAGATTTAGctgtaattaaaaaaattactgAATGATTTTAGTATTTAGCTTTGAGAAAAgggtttattttcatattttaacattaattcaaattattattaaataatttatagtaaaaattagtatttgatatattatatttttctattttataaataattttaaaaataatattatatatttttaatattttactattcaTTATAACGCACTTATCAACCTCTTAATTATCCTTCACAGTCAACGAAATAATCCGTTTAACTGCATACCGTCCACACGTGCCTATTACATCCTGAAACGGTAATTTcagtttaaaaaaattataaaatgttaaaagattctttaaaaaatttccttgaaaaaaggaaaaagggaaaagaaaatataatattcAATAGTGCACACCTTTCATGACTGGATCAAGATATATTTGAAGCTTAATAGAAATCACCGACCGGTCCGACCCGGCCCCTCACCTTTTGCTTACGCCATTGTTGGCAAACATTATAAATATAGAATTGAAGACTGGACTCTGTCATCCACTTGCGAGCCACTTCAGCTTATTATCATAATATCCCCCACCTCAACACCTTTCGCGGAGCTCAGGAAGCTCATTGTTACTCTATTCAAATGGCATCTTCTTCTTTACCTTTTACCTCTCTTCATCTGCAATTTGTTTCACCAAACACAAAATCATCTACCACTAGGTTGTCTTCTCGGCGGATTAGAGCCTCAGTGTCGGAGAAACCACCTGTTCCAGCGCCGGCAGTGGCGGTTCCAGCGAAGGGAGAAACCAAGCTTCCATTGAAGAAAATTCCGGGGAATTATGGGGTTCCTATTGTTGGTCCATTCAAAGATCGACTTGATTATTTCTACAATCAAGGCCGGGACGAGTTTTTTAAATCGAAAATCCAGAAATACAACTCGACAGTGTTTCGGACCAACATGCCACCTGGTCCTTTCATTTCTCAAGATCCAAAGGTTGTCGCTTTACTCGACGGTAAGAGCTTCCCCGTCCTTTTCGATGTCACCAAGGTTGAAAAAAAAGACCTTTTCACCGGCACTTACATGCCTTCAACTGACCTCACCGGCGGCTACCGAATCCTCTCATATCTCGACCCTTCCGAGCCCAAACACGCTAGGCTCAAACAACTCCTCTTTTTCCTCTTGAAATCTAGGAGAGATCATGTAATCCCCGAGTTCCAAGCCTCTTACAGTGAGTTATTCGAAACGTTAGAGAAAGAAGTCGCCGAGAAAGGCAAAAGCAGCTTTCAGACAGCTAACGATCAAGCTGGGTTTAACTTCTTGTGCCGGGCTTTCTTCGGTTCAAACCCACCGGATACTAAACTAGGAACCGATGGTCCTAGTTTGATCAGTAAATGGGTACTGTTTCAACTCGGTCCGGTTCTTAAACTCGGTCTCCCAAAGTATGTTGAAGAACTCTTGATCCATACCTTCCCTCTTCCCCCGGCTTTGGTTAAAAAGGATTACCAGAGACTGTATGATTTCTTCTACGAATCATCTGGTTCCATTCAAGATGAAGCTGAGAAACTGAGTATTTCACGAGAAGAAGCTTGCCATAATCTGTTATTTGCTACGTGTTTCAATTCATTCGGTGGCATGAAGATCTTCTTCCCCAACATGCTTAAATGGATTGGCAGGGCTGGAGTTAAGCTACACAATAGATTAGCAACGGAGATCAGATCAGCCATAAGATCCAACGGTGGAAAACTCACAATGGCAGCCATGGAACAGATGCCATTAATGAAATCGGTCGTCTACGAAGCGTTACGGATCGAACCACCGGTCCCGTTACAGTACGGGAGAGCAAAGAAAGATATCGTGATAGAGAGCCACGACGCGGTGTTCCAAGTGAAACAAGGGGAGATGCTGTTCGGGTTCCAACCATTTGCAACGAAAGACCCGAAAATATTCGAGAGAGCGGAGGAGTTTGTGGGGGAGAGGTTCATGGGAGAGGAGGGGGAGAAGTTGTTGAAGCACGTGATATGGTCAAATGGACCCGAGACTCAGCAACCGACGTTGGGGAACAAACAGTGTGCAGGGAAGGATTTCGTGGTGTTGATGTCGAGGCTTTTGGTGGTGGAATTGTTTAGACGTTACGACTCGTTTGATATCGAAGTGGGTAAGTCGGCTTTGGGGGCTGCCGTTACCGTCACATCCTTGAAGAGAGCTAGTTTTTAAGCCCAACAAGTTTTAGCTTCTGTCAATTGTAAACTTTGACAAAGTCAGTCATGTAATATGGTAGGATATTATAtcacatatttttttataatttattttcttatttgcaATGGTTGTATGTGGGATATAATCAATTAATATGATAGGCTTATTCCAAGTGCAAAGTTAAGAACTTAAATACACGATACTAAAAATTTAAGGTTTTTTAGCCAAAAACGAGAAATGCAAGGAAATGGTTGTAAAGTAGACGTGACCGCGGTGGAAATCATGATTGTGGGGACAAGTTTGGGCAACAAAAAGAAGAGTACTTGTCTTTAACTCTGTGGGCTTTGGGTTATGACAAATCGTTCATATTTTATGCATATCGGCTAATGTAAGAAACTTTGAATTCAAAGTGCGTGTTAGGCAGATGTCCGAAATTCAAAGCTCAAAATGGGAAAGTTGACGTCTTTGATTGTGATAACCGAGAAGTGTTGGATATAATTCGTCAAGCATCACGAGTTTACAACCCAAGTAGTGTTGGATTCGACCTTTTTATCATTTTTCAATATCTTAAAACAAGTTGGGGGTAAACTAGTTTTTGTTTTCCtcctttaattaaaaaaaattacaattttatcattaaattattaaaatatcttcATTTAAATCACCGAACTATTCTATATGATTTTATCTGTTCGCATTATCTCTACCAATTGAAAGctcttttttttcttattcttttatagtttagtttttttcataaaataattttgaacATTATGAATCTGTGAACTAAAATTCAAACAACTTTTTTTCTCTAATCTATAACACTAACTATCAGATTAACTTGaacctaaaatatttttttttactcaCTGACTTGTATTGATCCACTATTCCGATCATCGAATTGTCGCTTAGAGCTCATTGAcagaactttaaaaaaaaaaaaccccttaGCAACCAAGTTACttataaaaacttttgaatagttcattaatcaaattgtaactttttttagttaagtgaccaaaacgaaAACTTACCCATAGTTTAATGACTAATGGTGTAGTTTACCCAACAAATTTTTAGATTACcgtttcattattattattttgggtaaACTGCATTAGTATTAATCTaactatgatttttattttttggtcactcgaatatgaaaagttacaaaatggtcactcaactattagtaaatttctttttttgtcactcaactatattgaatttttgaatgtttccatttcCACGTTAGCCAGCTGGTGACTAAAGAAGGCAAAATTAAATAGTTGAGtaacaattttgtaatttttcatagtTGGATAGAAAACATAATTGGATGACAACAAATAtagtttactctttttttttttttttaatctatacTACTATAGTACGGTGggtttttaccttttaacaagtGTCAACCTtagctttttgttttttttttttaattataatacaATAGTTAAATTTCAGTTTTGATCTTTATTCTATGTCgggatttaaattttaatttttatacattaaaTTTTTACATGATTTGATATCTATATGTTTAGAGTGGGTTTGAATGGTTGGTGCGGGGCGTATATCTATTTTTTGTCTCATGCTACAGTATCGCtatagtatctaatctcaccacTACTGTTGTTTTTATATTAATCGCAAGTAAACGATCGCCCATCCAAACCCACCCTAAATGATCAATATTGTtaactattttaattaaatacCGACAAcatatttcttaaaaatattattcttcaaaaagttttattttatcaaGATGAATTTGAATGTGTTTTCAATAACAAATTTGCATTAACATTTTCAACGAAATAATTAAGAATGTTAATTATTTAGATTAACCAGTGTCATCATAATATAGGAACCAAATtatatcaaataaaaaaatacaaattaaggctctgtttgtttcattgaaaataacttcggaaaaataattcctaaaaataacttatttttcggaaaagttaatatttttggtgtttaGATGAATCTttgtaaaatattatttttgttatttaatgatttcctaaaatatttcataaaactatttttaatgaaacaaacatacattcgatattttcttatattttattgtttaattgagtttgttttgtatttataaatttatattttacattgtttttgtaAAACAAACACGACGTAAATGtatttgttataaaatattataatataatttccTTTTAACAAtcgaaatttattttataataaaaagtaTTTTGTAATAAGTAATGTCATAtataaacttaattataaataatacttttgaaacttaatttaaattacatatattacatatatgagAGTATATATTGACACATTAACATTATAAGAGATAAATGaagtaaaatattatttaaataaatacttatatttatataattaaaatattgatatttttataaatttaaaaatgagTTCAGTTTTAATTTTGAGTTAGTTCTACTTTtgaaataccaaaattaaggtTTAATCTCTCCTACTTGAAAAATGCCGTGAAAACCTAATGTTGGCACTCACTAACTTCCTTTTTCTTCCCCCAATCCTCATTAGTGTCAGGTTTCAGAAACAGCTCAAAACAGACTTCTGCGACTCTTGCTTTTCTCTTTTTAGGAAGAACAAAGGTCATcttaattattatataaaaaaagaaaataaacagaAATTAAACCAATCAAGCATATATCATACAAACAAAAACAACACAAATTGGGAATTAAATTAAACTACAAAGGAACGTTATTATTAGGCAAAACGGACCCAGCTGGATTCCAATGGCCATTCTCGACCTAAAGTAGTTGTTTTATTGTTTCTGATGTTGATTTCAACCCTCAAATCCCTCCTGTCCATCATATGTTCTTCCTTTTCCTATATTTAGAATTGGCATTAGTTTTTTGGGCCATAGTTAGTTTCATACTTCTTTCTTTTTTGGTTTTCGATTCTGTCGTGATCGTAATGAGAGACGCAGTAAGGTCACAATGTTTGCTGAGGCTGATGGCTTTCCAAGAGCCAGAAATGGCAAAACCATCCATTCTGATCCCAACATTTCCATCACTGATCCCGCCAGTGAAGATGATTTCAACATCCGATACAGCAGCGCATCGGCCGCCCCCGCTTGTTATGAAGTCAACAGGGTGAGTTGCGAAGCTTCACCTTTGACCATGTCGCCTTGGAAGCAAGCTTCTCCTTTGAGCAAAAAGCCATGGACCCACTCCGACGAAGCCAACGTTCCGGCTAATAGTCTCATCGGCTCCATTGTACGTGAAGAAGGGCACATTTATTCATTGGCAGCAACAAAGGATCTTCTTTACACTGGCTCTGATAGCAAGAACATTCGTGTGTGGAAGAATTTGAAAGAATTTACAGGGTTTAAGTCAAACAGTGGATTGGTTAAGGCCATTGTTATATCTGGTGAAAAGATTTTTACGGGTCATCAAGATGGGAAGATTCGTGTTTGGAAAGTGTCGCTTAAGAACCCCAGCATTCATAAACGATCTGGAACCTTGCCAACTCTTAAAGACATTCTTAAAAGCTCCATTAAACCAAGCAGCTACATCGAAGTGAAACGTAAGCGTTCTTTATGGATCAAACACTCGGATGCGCTGTCGTGTTTGAGCTTGAACAGCGAACACGGTCTTCTTTATTCGGCTTCATGGGACCGGACATTCAACGTTTGGAGAATTTCAGATTCTAAATGTCTCGAATCGGTTCATGCACACGAAGACGCTGTTAACTCAGTGATCTCCACCGCGGGAGAAATGGTTTTCACTGGTTCAGCAGATGGAACCGTCAAAGTGTGGAAAAGAGAACTGCAACATAAAGGAACAAAGCATAAGTTGGCTCAAACACTTTTACAACAAGAAAGCGCGGTCACTGCCTTAGCCATCAATGCCGCTGGTTCAGCAGTTTACTGTGGTTCCAGTGAGGGCCTGGTCAATTTCTGGGGGATTGGAAAGCAATTATCCCACGGTGGAGTCCTTAAGGGCCATAAATTAGCCATTCTTTGCCTTGCGGCGGCTGGGAATTTGGTTTTCAGCGGGTCAGCTGATAAAAGTATATGTGTTTGGCGTAAAGATGGCAACATCCACACATGCCTTTCGGTGCTGACGGGGCACACTGGGCCAGTGAAGTGCTTGGCCGTCGAAAAAGATCATGAATCGGGGAATGACCATCGATGGATCGTTTACAGTGGAAGCCTTGATAAGTCCGTCAAAGTGTGGAGCGTTTCGGAGTTTGCTCAGGCAATGTCGAAGGTGGGTGACCATGAGAGCAATAGAGAGGCTTTCCCGGTGGAAGGGAGCTATTCCACGAACTGGCTCATCGAACTATA is part of the Gossypium arboreum isolate Shixiya-1 chromosome 5, ASM2569848v2, whole genome shotgun sequence genome and harbors:
- the LOC108450133 gene encoding protein JINGUBANG — encoded protein: MFAEADGFPRARNGKTIHSDPNISITDPASEDDFNIRYSSASAAPACYEVNRVSCEASPLTMSPWKQASPLSKKPWTHSDEANVPANSLIGSIVREEGHIYSLAATKDLLYTGSDSKNIRVWKNLKEFTGFKSNSGLVKAIVISGEKIFTGHQDGKIRVWKVSLKNPSIHKRSGTLPTLKDILKSSIKPSSYIEVKRKRSLWIKHSDALSCLSLNSEHGLLYSASWDRTFNVWRISDSKCLESVHAHEDAVNSVISTAGEMVFTGSADGTVKVWKRELQHKGTKHKLAQTLLQQESAVTALAINAAGSAVYCGSSEGLVNFWGIGKQLSHGGVLKGHKLAILCLAAAGNLVFSGSADKSICVWRKDGNIHTCLSVLTGHTGPVKCLAVEKDHESGNDHRWIVYSGSLDKSVKVWSVSEFAQAMSKVGDHESNREAFPVEGSYSTNWLIELYVYTCEY
- the LOC108450356 gene encoding allene oxide synthase 1, chloroplastic-like (The RefSeq protein has 2 substitutions compared to this genomic sequence), translated to MASVFLPFTSLHLQFVSPNTKSSTTRLSSRRIRASVSEKPPVPAPAVAVPAKGETKLPLKKIPGNYGVPIVGPFKDRLDYFYNQGRDEFFKSKIQKYNSTVFRTNMPPGPFISQDPKVVALLDGKSFPVLFDVTKVEKKDLFTGTYMPSTDLTGGYRILSYLDPSEPKHARLKQLLFFLLKSRRDHVIPEFQASYSELFETLEKEVAEKGKSSFQTANDQAGFNFLCRAFFGSNPPDTKLGTDGPSLISKWVLFQLGPVLKLGLPKYVEELLIHTFPLPPALVKKDYQRLYDFFYESSGSIQDEAEKLSISREEACHNLLFATCFNSFGGMKIFFPNMLKWIGRAGVKLHNRLATEIRSAIRSNGGKLTMAAMEQMPLMKSVVYEALRIEPPVPLQYGRAKKDIVIESHDAVFQVKQGEMLFGFQPFATKDPKIFERAEEFVGERFMGEEGEKLLKHVIWSNGPETQQPTLGNKQCAGKDFVVLMSRLLVVELFRRYDSFDIEVGKSALGAAVTVTSLKRASF